The genomic DNA CAGCTATTGGACAATAATCGGCATTtcggttattggcaaaaaaaagccaataCCAGACATCCCTATTATTAATTTACTGTTTTCCTATAAAATCTAAtctaaaatctgaaaaacataTACCCAATGTACTCTTTTGGAGCCTAAAATGATATGCTtgattattacacacacacaaatggttTGACCTATTTATCCAATCATCTCGTTCCAGATGAAAAGTGAAATCCGCAGGAGTTTAGATCTGGAGAGCTACAACATACATGTGAGCCCCAACAACTATAAGAAGAGCATCCCGACCATCATCAGGCTCTACCCGCCCACCGCCAAACCTATCCACATGCACGCCAACATCCCCATGCGTTTTGAGAGGAACAACGATCTGAGGGATGAAACGGAATCGTCCTTGAGCCCCAATAAGCCTCAGAGGTTTGGAAAGTCTGCCCAGTTGATCAAAATGTGTGCAGACTGCCCATATGTCCGAGAGGCGATTGACCCCGTGATGCCTCAAAGATTTGGAAGAAACAGTCCTTACTGGAGATTTCTCAGGTCTCTGGCCAGTGAACGGTTATTGAACTCTGGTTTGTACTGGTAGGCAACTCATTCCTTTAATGATATGATGATGTAGCTCCGTTCTCATGTTCACTTATTTCTGCTTTTAGAGGGGATTGGTGTATTTGTCCTGAATGTATTGGTCTATCAGTCTATGCTATTTTATATTCTATTTAACCTGTATATCCATTCATACTAGTCTGTGAGATTTGTTGTGATTAATACAAACTGTATTTACTCCATACAGGGCTGGAGATTTTGACTTTACAAGCAgctcagaagaagaagaaagagaggacAAAGCCTTTAAAGGATGAAGGGGTTTGCTATAGTAGTGACGTCTACTATAGGTAGATATCATTAGGTGTGTTTACTGTGAGGACAAATGCTTAaagttaaataactaaaaaaaaaaaggctagaGAGATTCTAGAAATTGTTTATTATCTTTCAATAAAGTGGTGTTATTGTGATGGAGAACACAGTCAAACAATAAAGGCTTCAAGAGtggtttgtgttggttttacaTTGAATCATAGAAAATGATTTCTTCACTACCCATCTTCATCGATAACTAAACTGTTGAAATAGTTGGtgactttaaatgtttaaaaaaaataatttaaaaatcagGGGAAAAAATGGGAGCATCTTGTAGCATGGTTGCCAGgacaaatatgtaaaaacatGCTCATAGTAATttcaaaaattacataaaaaaacagcaaatatctgtagaatcATGATGTTTTAAGAGG from Acanthochromis polyacanthus isolate Apoly-LR-REF ecotype Palm Island chromosome 11, KAUST_Apoly_ChrSc, whole genome shotgun sequence includes the following:
- the npvf gene encoding pro-FMRFamide-related neuropeptide VF, which produces MNDNVLPTILVALLTLGGLGAFNLRVYGKSIHGDKTLLISGDGKQSARKQPHQQMKSEIRRSLDLESYNIHVSPNNYKKSIPTIIRLYPPTAKPIHMHANIPMRFERNNDLRDETESSLSPNKPQRFGKSAQLIKMCADCPYVREAIDPVMPQRFGRNSPYWRFLRSLASERLLNSGLYWAGDFDFTSSSEEEEREDKAFKG